A stretch of DNA from Vibrio rhizosphaerae:
CCGCACGATCCGACACACTGAATAATCGCACCATGCTCGCGTTGGCGGTTGCACTGACTGAACCGTTTCAACCGCCCTTGCCTGTCCTGTTAATATTGAATTCCGGCAACCATTAGAGTCTGAAACCACCGACTAAATGATCCAAACGTTCAGAAAGAGTTTTCAGCTCGCGACTGGCTCCTGCCAGCTCCTCTGCGGTCGTCGTTGTCAGTTCGTTGATCGCATTAATTTCTTCAATATTCTGGTTGATACTCTGAACCGCGACTGATTGCTCTTCCGTAGCGGTAGCTACCTGAGTATTCCTGTCGGAGATTTCGTAAATGCGTTCTGAGATTTGACGTAATTGGTCGACCGTATTTTCAGCAGCGGTGACCCCTTCCTGAGAGCGCGTTTGTCCGGCCGTCATTGCCTGCACAGCATGGCTCGAATCGTTTCTCAACTGAGTCATCATGGTTTGAATCTGTTCCGTTGAAGCCGCTGTCCGACCGGCCAGATTACGCACCTCTTCAGCGACAACCGCGAATCCTCGTCCCTGCTCTCCGGCACGTGCAGCCTCAATCGCAGCATTCAACGCCAGTAAGTTAGTCTGATCAGAAATCTCATGAATAACCGTCAGAATCGAGCCAATCTCCTCCGTTGTTGCCGCCAGTTTCTCAACGACCTGAGCTGAATTCTGCATATCTTCAGCCAAACGATGGATGGCATCTTTGGCCTGATTCACAACGGCCAGACCGGCATTACTGCTGACCGAAGCATCATTCGCAGTTGAAGCCGCGACAGCAGCATTGGATGCGATTTCACTGATCGTCGCTCCCATTTCATTCATCGCCGTCACCACTTGAATGGTCTGATCCCGCTGGCTCTGACTGTTATCGTGAGTCAGATGGGCTTTCTCTGCGACCACCTGAGATTCATGTGACAAACTCCGGCTGGTTGATGCCACTTCCTGCATGGACTGATGGATTTTCTCGATAAAATCATTAAAGCCGACGGACAGTTGAGTAATTTCATCATTGCCGACAATCTCAATACGCTGAGAGAGATCGCCATCGCCTTTCCCTAGCGCTGTAAAGCGTGCAGCGATCTGGCGAATAGGCCGGGTAATGCTATTTGCCAGCAAAACACTCATGAAAATAAAGAGTGCCGCAATCACGGCAGTGCTAATCATCATATTTCTGGCTGCATGATTCATTTCTGCATACACTTCGCTGACCGGCACAGAAGCCACAACATACCAGTCCATTGATGCAATATATTCACTGGCCACGAACACCTTTTTGCCTTGATACTGTGCGGTGATGAGATGAAAACCGGTTTTATCCAGTAACGAAGCAGCCTCAGAACCATATAAATCCATAAGTGATTTCGCAGATTGCGCTTTGTCAGGATGAATTTTTACGGCACCTTTGGCATCGGTTAAAAACACAAAACCCGAGTCTTCGATCCGAAACCCATTCAACCGGCGAACCATTTCATCCATTGACTTTGACATCCCGGATAACGTCCCGCTCTCCACCGACTGATAATTGGCAAACATTTTCACATCACCATTCGGCTCTTGAAAAATACTGACCATCGTTGGTTTTCCGGAGGCTACAAACTGATAAAACCATTGATCTTGTTGACGGTTGAGCTGACGTAAGAAACCATTCTGGTTCCAGTAATACGCTGTTTTGCGATTCGCAACAGAGGCATCATTGAGATGATATTGTTGTTTAAGATTGTTCAATTGCTGGATCAATACTTTTTCTGACTGTGGGTCAATATTAGTCGTATCAATCGCAGCTTTAATAAATTCATTGTTTGCTAACTGTTCAGCAGCTAACAATAACTCCGAAACATCCCGGTCAATTTGATGGCGGATCCCATCTAAAAACGCGGGTAATTCAATATCCACTAAACGATGTTCCAAAACGTCTCTGGACTGATACTGAGCTATTCCGCCGACGATCATCGTAGATGCGAGCACAGCAAATGCCATACTCCATATCACTTTTTTCTTAATACTCACTGCATTGAAAAACATAACTTACTGCCTTCATTATTCTCACGGCTGCCCGCTGCCACTTAGAATGGGTGTACAAACACCCGCCACTAGGTTGATACAATGATTGCCAAACATTGCCAGCACATTGCAAGGGCCGAGGGTCTATTCATCATTCAGACTTTGAGGTTGAAATTATCAGCAACATACGGTGCAATACGACCTCAGAGCACATCGATTCTGGCTGAGATTGTGTGGTGCGGCGTTCGCCCCGACAAATATCAGCCAAGTAGTATACTTCATCGCCGAAGCAATAGTGAATGGCAACGTAATACTTTTATCATTTGCTTTCAGTCACGATTCAGAAATAACGAAACTGAGGCCATCCATCGGTAAAAGTGAACTTTTCTGAATTTTGTTAAACTAATCGAAAAGTCGTTGAACCATCACAATAAATTTTTATCAATCCCAAGAATTGGAGCAATACGGGTCATGCAATCAGCAACCGCTTTTCAACAGTTACAACACTACTTAAACAGTCAGGTTATTGGTCAGGAAGCACTGGTGAGGCAGGTGTTGGTCGCTTTGCTGGCCGATGGACATATTTTGGTCGAAGGCCCACCGGGACTGGCGAAAACAAGAGCGATCAAATCACTGGCGGATAGTATCGAAGGCTCTTTTCACCGTGTTCAGTTCACTCCGGATCTGCTGCCGGCCGACTTAACCGGGACCGATATCTTTCGCCCGGAAACGGGAGAGTTTCAGTTTCAGCCCGGTCCCGTGTTTCACTCACTGCTGTTAGCCGATGAAATTAACCGGGCGCCGGCCAAGGTACAAGCAGCGATGCTTGAAGCGATGGCAGAGCGTCAGGTAACTGCGGGCCGGAAAACCTACGCGCTCCCCAAACTGTTTTTGGTGATGGCGACCCAAAACCCGATAGAACAAGAAGGCACCTACCCGCTACCCGAAGCGCAGCTAGACCGCTTTTTACTGCATCTCCATGTCGATTATCCCGATGCTGAAAGTGAACTGTCGATTCTGCGTCTCAACCGCGGTGAAGCACAAGGCGTCAAACCCCAGCAACCGAATAAACTGTCTCAGGAAGCAATTTTCAGTGCCCGACAAGCGGTGCTGGACATTCATATGGCAGAAAGTATCGAGCAATATATCGTCCGTCTGGTCATGGCAACACGACAGCCTGAAAAGTATGACGATAAACTCAAACAGTGGCTTGAAATGGGTGTCAGTCCCCGGGCAACTATCGCGCTGGATCGCTGTGCCCGCGCAAGTGCCTGGCTTGCCGGACGTGATTTCGTCAGCCCTGAAGATGTCCAAAGCATGGCTTTCCCGGTACTACGACACCGTCTGCTGCTGAGCTATCAGGCGCAAGCGGAAGGTATTCATCCGAATCAGATTATCAACCATATTCTGTCTCTGGTTGGCAGTGCCTGATGGCACCAAGACATCATGATTCAGCAGAAACGATGAGGGATGGGGATGGAACTGCCAGCTTATAGTAATGGCGTCACATTATGCTTAGAAGAGTTACTGGTTTATAAACAGCACTGTGCCGCTTGGCTGCCACCCGCCAGAAGCCTGTGGTCAACCATGTCAGGACAATATCAAAGCCGTCAGTTGGGCCGCGGCATGGATTTTTCTGAAGTGCGCCGCTACCAGCCCGGTGATGATATCCGCACCATTGACTGGCGGGTGACCGCACGAACCGGAAAGACGCACACCAAGCTTTTCAGTGAAGAACGAGAAAAGCCGGTGATTCTCTACATTGATTTGAGCGCAACCATGCACATGGGATCACGTTTACTGCTGAAGTCTGTTCAAGCAGGTCATATGGCAGCGCTTCTGGCATGGATGTCTCTCGCCCAGAAAGATCGGTGTGGTGCCTTGATTGATTTGGGACATCGCTTGATCGATATTAAACCCAAGAGTCATCAACCCAGTGTACTGGCACTGCTGCAGAAAATTATCGACAGTCACGAAGAACAATTACAGTTCCGTCAAACTCAGATCTCAAGCAACAATGCCGGAGAAACCGTTGCTTCGATGTCAGATAGCCTGACCGCCTTGAACCGCTTATCGCCTAAAGGCAGTGAAGTCATCATGATCAGTGATTACACCCGTTATCACGATGACCTCAAACCGCAATTTAATCAGCTTCGTCGACATAATCAGGTGCGATTGATCCATATTTATGATCCGCTCGAACAAGGTGATACTGAGTTTCGTGGTATTGAATTCGTCGCTGATCAACAACAAAGCCGGTGGCTTAATTTTTCAGCAAAGCAGACCCGGGCAGGAATCAGAAAAGCCTTTGAATCTCAGAAAGATAGGCTAGAATTACTCAGTCGGTCTTTAGGAATTCCCTATACCCGGCTTTCAAGTGATTCACCTTTGCTGAAACAACTATCCGGAAGTAATTAAATGGCACAATCGATCTCAGATTTACTTGACCTTCAGCCCCTGCACCTACCGGACGCCCCTTCATGGTGGCCGCTTGCCTGGGGCTGGCTGAGCCTCATCGGATGCGTGAGTGTGATGATCCTGCTGATCACTTGGCTCATTCTTTGGAAACGGAAACGAATTGCTCCGAAAAAAGTCGCGCTACGCTTACTGCAACCTTCACATGGTTCTGTGACACCATCCGACGCGATGGAATTGGTCAGACAAGCGTGTCTGAGTTACTTCCCTCGTCAGGAAATCGCCCATTTAACCGGACATGACTGGTATGCCTTTTTAGATGAGCAAATCAGTAAGCCCTTGTTTATTCCCAATGAATCCCTGTGGCAAAAGGTGCTGTATCAAAAATTAAAATCAGAACCATCCCAACAACATCTGATTGATGATTGTCTGACTTGGGTACAGGAAGCCTTGCCGCCAAAGAGAAGAAGAAGGAGATAATCTTTGGCACATATTGAATTCATCTGGTGGTGGATGTTCTTGCTCTTACCACTACCCTTGCTGGTCATCAAATTACTGCCACCGCATCGACAACCGGCTGCGATTCAGCTCACTTATCTCCCGACAGACGGCAGCCTGACCAAACCCAGCCACTGGTTGAGCCAATTGATAGCCGCTGTGATTTGGGTAGCGTTAATCGTTGCCTGTGCGCGTCCGGCTTGGTTTGGTGACCCGATTACCGTTCAGCCCAAGCACCGGGATCTGATGCTGGTCGTCGATTTGTCCTATTCGATGAGCCAGAAAGATATGCAAAACGGGGACGAGTTTATCGATCGTC
This window harbors:
- a CDS encoding DUF58 domain-containing protein, which gives rise to MGMELPAYSNGVTLCLEELLVYKQHCAAWLPPARSLWSTMSGQYQSRQLGRGMDFSEVRRYQPGDDIRTIDWRVTARTGKTHTKLFSEEREKPVILYIDLSATMHMGSRLLLKSVQAGHMAALLAWMSLAQKDRCGALIDLGHRLIDIKPKSHQPSVLALLQKIIDSHEEQLQFRQTQISSNNAGETVASMSDSLTALNRLSPKGSEVIMISDYTRYHDDLKPQFNQLRRHNQVRLIHIYDPLEQGDTEFRGIEFVADQQQSRWLNFSAKQTRAGIRKAFESQKDRLELLSRSLGIPYTRLSSDSPLLKQLSGSN
- a CDS encoding methyl-accepting chemotaxis protein, with the translated sequence MFFNAVSIKKKVIWSMAFAVLASTMIVGGIAQYQSRDVLEHRLVDIELPAFLDGIRHQIDRDVSELLLAAEQLANNEFIKAAIDTTNIDPQSEKVLIQQLNNLKQQYHLNDASVANRKTAYYWNQNGFLRQLNRQQDQWFYQFVASGKPTMVSIFQEPNGDVKMFANYQSVESGTLSGMSKSMDEMVRRLNGFRIEDSGFVFLTDAKGAVKIHPDKAQSAKSLMDLYGSEAASLLDKTGFHLITAQYQGKKVFVASEYIASMDWYVVASVPVSEVYAEMNHAARNMMISTAVIAALFIFMSVLLANSITRPIRQIAARFTALGKGDGDLSQRIEIVGNDEITQLSVGFNDFIEKIHQSMQEVASTSRSLSHESQVVAEKAHLTHDNSQSQRDQTIQVVTAMNEMGATISEIASNAAVAASTANDASVSSNAGLAVVNQAKDAIHRLAEDMQNSAQVVEKLAATTEEIGSILTVIHEISDQTNLLALNAAIEAARAGEQGRGFAVVAEEVRNLAGRTAASTEQIQTMMTQLRNDSSHAVQAMTAGQTRSQEGVTAAENTVDQLRQISERIYEISDRNTQVATATEEQSVAVQSINQNIEEINAINELTTTTAEELAGASRELKTLSERLDHLVGGFRL
- a CDS encoding AAA family ATPase, yielding MQSATAFQQLQHYLNSQVIGQEALVRQVLVALLADGHILVEGPPGLAKTRAIKSLADSIEGSFHRVQFTPDLLPADLTGTDIFRPETGEFQFQPGPVFHSLLLADEINRAPAKVQAAMLEAMAERQVTAGRKTYALPKLFLVMATQNPIEQEGTYPLPEAQLDRFLLHLHVDYPDAESELSILRLNRGEAQGVKPQQPNKLSQEAIFSARQAVLDIHMAESIEQYIVRLVMATRQPEKYDDKLKQWLEMGVSPRATIALDRCARASAWLAGRDFVSPEDVQSMAFPVLRHRLLLSYQAQAEGIHPNQIINHILSLVGSA
- a CDS encoding DUF4381 domain-containing protein, with protein sequence MAQSISDLLDLQPLHLPDAPSWWPLAWGWLSLIGCVSVMILLITWLILWKRKRIAPKKVALRLLQPSHGSVTPSDAMELVRQACLSYFPRQEIAHLTGHDWYAFLDEQISKPLFIPNESLWQKVLYQKLKSEPSQQHLIDDCLTWVQEALPPKRRRRR